A stretch of the bacterium genome encodes the following:
- a CDS encoding RNA polymerase sigma factor, translating into MPDEASHPSFEDVATELSSPLQRYLERLSGDRSTAQDLLQETLLKIARALPGFEGRSSIKTWAFSIATRVAADHYRRPENRVRIVDVDDAAEPGDPDVDVDDRLVFDEMSDCVREVIESLPEDYRAALILHDLEGLTGAETARVSGCSLATAKIRIHRARKRLKAALEKECSFYHDEESVLRCDRKPVARSG; encoded by the coding sequence ATGCCGGACGAAGCCTCTCACCCCTCCTTCGAGGATGTGGCAACGGAGCTCTCGAGCCCCCTCCAACGCTACCTCGAGCGCCTTTCGGGGGACCGCTCCACCGCCCAGGACCTCCTCCAGGAGACGCTGCTGAAGATCGCCCGCGCCCTGCCGGGCTTCGAAGGCCGTTCCAGCATCAAGACCTGGGCCTTCTCCATCGCCACCCGGGTCGCCGCCGACCACTATCGGCGGCCGGAGAACCGGGTCCGGATCGTCGACGTCGACGACGCGGCAGAGCCCGGCGATCCCGACGTCGACGTCGACGACCGGCTGGTTTTCGACGAAATGAGCGACTGCGTCCGCGAGGTGATCGAAAGCCTGCCGGAGGACTACCGTGCGGCCTTGATCCTCCATGACCTGGAAGGGCTGACCGGCGCCGAGACCGCGAGGGTCAGCGGCTGCTCGCTGGCGACGGCGAAGATCCGGATCCACCGCGCTCGCAAGCGTCTGAAGGCGGCGCTCGAGAAAGAGTGCAGCTTCTACCACGACGAGGAGAGCGTCCTGCGCTGCGATCGCAAACCCGTAGCGCGGTCCGGCTGA